Proteins from a genomic interval of Alosa alosa isolate M-15738 ecotype Scorff River chromosome 8, AALO_Geno_1.1, whole genome shotgun sequence:
- the rsph9 gene encoding radial spoke head protein 9 homolog, whose amino-acid sequence MDSTSLYYSLDLVSGAGLTLSSEQKAALQTSLVILQKNYKFHRVLFWGKILGIKGDYFIAQGLKDDEMRDKKTLYSFDCMDWDLLPPPTDEMIAEVNTAASGRFMGDPSHEYEHTETRRHGEGDEAVEEDIVVKVSEEKRLATTVFTIDQEVSVVPRGAYIKSPHGTVQTNRSFEGLSVGEAGKLSNYLHFSEPKCLRKPSILEMAESDPCRDFLDPLSEDIPKGSWSIQFERGSSVCVLRSLLWLGLSFYHIPGTPQHGFVYMGTGLKNLDLPFML is encoded by the exons ATGGATTCTACTAGTTTGTATTACTCTTTAGATTTAGTCTCCGGCGCAGGTTTAACCTTGAGCAGTGAACAGAAAGCAGCCCTTCAGACCTCACTGGTCATCCTACAGAAAAACTACAAATTTCACCGTGTTCTGTTCTGGGGGAAGATCCTCGGTATAAAAGGGGATTATTTCATCGCTCAGGGCCTAAAAGACGATGAGATGAGAGATAAGAAGACGTTATACAG TTTTGATTGCATGGACTGGGACCTGCTGCCACCACCTACGGACGAGATGATAGCGGAGGTAAACACTGCGGCAAGTGGGCGCTTCATGGGAGACCCCTCACATGAGTACGAACACACGGAGACTCGGCGACATGGAGAGGGGGACGAGGCGGTGGAGGAGGACATTGTG GTTAAGGTTAGCGAAGAGAAGCGTTTGGCCACGACTGTGTTTACCATTGATCAAGAGGTGTCTGTGGTTCCACGGGGCGCTTACATCAAGAGTCCCCACGGGACCGTGCAGACAAACCGCAGCTTTGAGG GTCTTTCAGTTGGCGAAGCTGGGAAGCTGAGTAACTATCTACATTTCAGTGAGCCCAAGTGCCTGAGGAAGCCATCCATCCTTGAGATGGCCGAATCAGACCCTTGCAGAGACTTCCTGGACCCTCTGAGCGAAGACATACCTAAAG GTTCGTGGAGTATCCAGTTTGAGCgtggcagcagtgtgtgtgttctgcggTCTCTCCTCTGGCTGGGACTGAGTTTTTATCACATCCCTGGAACTCCACAGCATGGTTTTGTCTACATGGGGACTGGACTTAAGAACCTGGACCTGCCCTTTATGCTgtga
- the LOC125299220 gene encoding AN1-type zinc finger protein 3 homolog, which translates to MGDTGSERSNASQLPPRCPCGFWGSSETMNLCSKCFGDVQKKQPEDDCNAKSHPNTNRDQSPAFDHETSSSNSQSSSSDPVVPDMPSSEAVPAPNPSPPEESSSTDSTHSILHTPTKRTCDSDCGSESDVSPEKKACLGEGLSEGEGSRVGSKQKRRRRCHRCHIKLELVQQELGSCRCGYVFCMLHRLPEQHDCMFDHLGRGREEAVLKMVKLDRKVGRSCQRIGEECS; encoded by the exons ATGGGGGACACCGGTAGCGAACGCAGCAACGCGTCTCAACTCCCACCTCGTTGCCCTTGTGGATTCTGGGG ATCGAGTGAAACCATGAATCTGTGCTCCAAGTGCTTTGGAG ATGTTCAGAAGAAGCAGCCAGAAGACGACTGCAACGCTAAGTCCCACCCAAACACCAACAGAGACCAATCCCCAGCATTTGACCATGAGACAAGCAGTAGTAATAGCCAATCATCATCCTCAGATCCAGTAGTCCCAGACATGCCATCCAGTGAGGCTGTGCCTGCCCCAAATCCCAGCCCTCCAGAGG AATCCTCCAGCACAGACTCTACCCACAGCATTCTACACACGCCCACCAAACGCACCTGTGACTCAG ACTGTGGCTCTGAGAGCGATGTCTCCCCAGAAAAGAAAGCTTGTCTTGGGGAGGGCTTAAGTGAAGGAGAGGGCTCCAGAGTAGGATCCAAGCAGAAGAGGCGTAGACGTTGCCATCGCTGCCACATCAAACTGGAACTGGTGCAGCAAGAGCTGGGGTCCTGCCGCtgtg GTTATGTCTTCTGCATGCTGCACCGGTTGCCGGAGCAACACGACTGCATGTTCGACCACCTGGGCCGCGGCCGTGAGGAAGCGGTGCTGAAGATGGTGAAGCTGGACCGCAAGGTGGGCCGATCGTGCCAGCGAATCGGAGAGGAATGCTCCTGA
- the mrps18a gene encoding 39S ribosomal protein S18a, mitochondrial produces the protein MAAHGIMKSVLTCFSNAQRIVAKSSCFTTLQNVNRLPQLAVFGHVPSRGIVKVVEKQEGKTTTLEGVTVDSPDTPVPPNPSAHCPIYRWNLQNKYDYTDVLLLSQFIRSDGGMLPRRVTGLCTPEHYKIAACVRMAQRAGLLRITSQLFQRAILPSLNHSSIDT, from the exons ATGGCGGCGCACGGGATTATGAAGTCGGTATTGACATGCTTTTCAAATGCCCAGCGCATTGTGGCCAAAAGTAGCTGCTTTACCACATTACAGAATGTGAACCGCTTGCCACAGCTCGCCGTATTCGGTCATGTTCCTAGTCGTGGGATCGTAAAAG TGGTGGAGAAACAGGAGGGTAAAACAACAACT ttAGAGGGAGTGACTGTTGATTCTCCTGATACACCTGTGCCACCCAACCCTTCAGCCCACTGCCCCATCTATAGATGGAACCTCCAGAACAAATACGACTACACA GACGTGCTGCTGCTAAGTCAGTTCATCCGCTCCGATGGGGGCATGTTGCCACGGCGAGTAACTGGACTCTGCACTCCTGAGCATTACAAGATTGCAGCCTGTGTCCGCATGGCCCAGCgagcag GTCTGCTTCGGATCACAAGCCAACTCTTCCAGAGGGCCATACTCCCAAGCCTAAACCACAGCTCAATag ATACCTGA